One segment of Aquimarina sp. BL5 DNA contains the following:
- a CDS encoding sensor histidine kinase, with translation MTLAFVIGLCLSIIFSLIQYLSDLKNQHFYTLIENEKIKSEITEANLLILKNQLNPHFLFNNFNTLYFLIDEDTESAKSFLKNISSIYRVMLQNKNNSVIDVKEEYRLAIQYLDIMKQRYQDTLIINNNLLLKEIAGKKLPPLVLQQLIENAIKHNQIDKDTPLELQFTNDLDSLSITSIGIKKVSGDHLRSGLQNIKKRYSYLTNEKVKIVSEEKMFKVTIPFI, from the coding sequence ATGACCCTTGCATTCGTTATTGGGCTTTGCTTATCCATAATATTTTCATTAATTCAATATTTATCAGATTTAAAAAATCAACATTTCTATACATTAATTGAAAATGAAAAGATTAAAAGCGAGATTACAGAAGCTAATCTTCTTATTTTAAAAAATCAATTGAATCCACACTTCCTTTTTAACAATTTTAATACGCTCTACTTTCTCATAGATGAAGACACAGAATCTGCCAAGAGTTTTTTAAAAAACATTTCGAGTATTTACAGAGTAATGCTTCAAAATAAAAATAACTCAGTAATAGATGTAAAAGAAGAATACCGTCTTGCTATACAATATCTTGATATTATGAAACAACGCTATCAAGATACTTTAATCATTAATAACAATCTACTTCTTAAGGAAATTGCAGGTAAAAAACTCCCCCCATTAGTACTCCAACAACTTATCGAAAATGCTATTAAGCATAACCAAATTGATAAGGACACTCCCTTAGAATTACAATTTACTAATGATCTTGATTCATTGTCAATTACCTCTATAGGAATAAAAAAAGTATCTGGAGATCATCTTAGATCTGGATTACAAAATATCAAAAAAAGATATAGTTATCTTACGAATGAAAAAGTGAAAATAGTATCTGAAGAAAAGATGTTTAAAGTAACCATTCCATTTATATAA
- a CDS encoding mannosyltransferase, producing the protein MVRLWKYHKFSIIFTVVCALFYWNFAYRLDRIDFLKMFGLWTGLFFLSYKIVQTNPNSIKLLASIALGFRIIFLFAIPNLSQDFYRFIWDGRMLLEGFNPYLSLPEIWIAQGSAPIAQAQELYEGMGTLNGSHYTNYPPVSQFCYLIAGIFAGKSILGSVVVMRFLIILADIGTFFFGRKLLRLLQIPENRIFWYILNPFVILELTGNLHFESVMIFFIIWSLYLLQKGYWYWAAIALALSVSVKLIPLLFLPLFFQKFIVDFDKISLKYRFLKLIGFYSIVIITTVVLFAPFLSLEFISNFGKTIGLWFQNFEFNASIYYIIRWIGYQTIGWNIIGTVGKILPLIVIGILLLLTFLRKNKSSAQLITVMMVGICSYYFLSTTVHPWYLAVPLALCVFTKYKFPIWWSFVIIFSYTAYIHPDFKENLWFVALEYSVVFGIFISEVFKNTKIVSLKSIYT; encoded by the coding sequence ATGGTTAGACTTTGGAAATACCATAAGTTCTCCATTATCTTTACCGTAGTTTGCGCCTTATTTTATTGGAATTTTGCATATCGACTAGATCGCATTGACTTCCTAAAAATGTTTGGTCTGTGGACTGGATTATTCTTTCTGTCCTATAAAATCGTTCAGACTAATCCTAATAGTATTAAACTCTTAGCAAGTATTGCTTTAGGATTTAGAATTATATTTCTATTCGCCATACCAAATCTATCTCAAGATTTTTACCGATTTATCTGGGATGGTCGCATGCTACTAGAAGGATTTAATCCATATCTATCATTACCAGAAATATGGATTGCCCAGGGTAGTGCTCCAATTGCTCAAGCACAAGAACTTTATGAAGGAATGGGCACACTTAATGGTAGTCATTATACCAATTATCCTCCTGTAAGTCAGTTTTGTTACTTAATTGCCGGAATTTTTGCTGGAAAAAGTATTCTGGGCTCAGTAGTGGTTATGCGATTTTTGATTATTTTGGCAGATATCGGTACTTTCTTCTTTGGAAGAAAATTATTAAGACTACTCCAAATACCAGAAAACAGAATATTTTGGTACATCCTGAATCCATTTGTTATTCTCGAGCTCACTGGAAACCTTCATTTTGAATCAGTCATGATATTTTTTATTATCTGGTCATTATATCTACTGCAAAAAGGATATTGGTATTGGGCAGCCATTGCTCTAGCACTTTCTGTTTCAGTGAAACTAATTCCATTATTATTTTTACCGTTATTCTTCCAGAAGTTCATAGTCGACTTCGATAAGATCAGTCTAAAATATCGGTTTTTAAAGCTTATTGGATTTTATAGTATAGTTATTATAACTACTGTAGTTCTTTTTGCTCCTTTCTTATCTTTAGAATTTATCTCAAATTTTGGTAAAACTATTGGTCTTTGGTTTCAGAATTTTGAATTCAATGCGAGTATCTATTACATCATTCGCTGGATAGGATACCAAACTATTGGTTGGAATATCATTGGCACGGTTGGTAAGATTTTACCATTAATTGTGATTGGGATCCTTTTGCTACTCACTTTTTTAAGGAAAAACAAAAGTTCAGCTCAGTTAATCACGGTAATGATGGTAGGGATTTGCAGCTATTATTTCTTATCAACTACAGTACATCCCTGGTATCTGGCAGTTCCTTTAGCCCTTTGTGTTTTTACAAAATATAAGTTCCCTATTTGGTGGTCATTCGTTATTATATTTAGTTATACTGCATATATACATCCCGATTTTAAAGAAAATTTATGGTTTGTTGCTCTAGAATATAGTGTTGTATTTGGTATTTTTATTTCCGAAGTGTTTAAAAACACAAAAATAGTTTCACTAAAATCTATTTATACTTGA
- a CDS encoding alpha/beta hydrolase produces MKINFRKIGRRLLRFIVFIIILILCGYIFLYIKQERFFFNPKVLSKDYTYSFDQSFEEIDIKVEDDVTLNALLFKTDSISKGLILYFHGNAGAIHEWGERAYLYTENSFDVLFVDYRGYGKSDSFYEEESELYNDAQKVYDYVLTRYEEKDVIVLGYSIGTGFAAYTAAKNNPKLLILEAPYYAWNEFISNIAPVPLALINYEIPSYKFLGKVKCPIRVFHGAKDFLIKPEEHSKRLKELYPDKIELTLIKGAGHNGIYLSKQYYDELQELLSRY; encoded by the coding sequence TTGAAAATCAATTTCAGAAAAATAGGAAGAAGATTATTACGATTTATAGTATTCATTATTATTTTGATTCTTTGCGGATACATATTCCTATATATAAAACAAGAACGTTTCTTTTTTAACCCTAAAGTATTATCTAAGGATTATACCTATTCTTTTGATCAATCTTTTGAGGAAATCGACATTAAGGTAGAAGATGATGTGACTTTAAATGCTTTATTATTTAAAACCGATTCTATTAGCAAAGGTTTAATCCTATACTTTCATGGAAATGCAGGAGCAATTCATGAATGGGGAGAACGAGCATATTTATATACAGAAAATAGCTTTGATGTCTTATTTGTAGATTACAGAGGATATGGCAAAAGTGATAGTTTTTACGAGGAAGAATCTGAATTATATAATGATGCCCAAAAAGTATATGATTATGTACTTACACGTTATGAAGAAAAAGATGTTATTGTATTAGGATATTCAATAGGAACAGGGTTTGCGGCGTATACGGCAGCAAAGAATAATCCTAAACTTCTAATTTTAGAAGCTCCGTATTATGCTTGGAACGAATTCATATCTAATATAGCTCCTGTTCCACTGGCACTAATTAATTACGAGATTCCATCCTATAAGTTCTTAGGAAAAGTCAAGTGCCCTATTCGCGTTTTTCACGGTGCTAAGGATTTTCTGATCAAACCTGAGGAACATTCTAAACGATTAAAAGAATTATATCCTGATAAAATAGAACTTACACTCATTAAAGGTGCTGGGCATAATGGCATTTACCTTTCTAAGCAATATTATGATGAGCTACAGGAGTTATTGAGTAGGTATTGA